The nucleotide sequence AGGCTGCCCGACCTTTGGGCGGCCTCCACCACGAGCACGCCCAGCGAAAGACCGCTGATGATGCGGTTGCGGATGGGAAAGTTTCCCGCGTGCGGCACAGTGCCGGGCGCAAATTCCGAAACAAGCAGCCCCCGGCGCTCCATGGCGTCAAATACCGCAAAATTTTCTGCAGGATACAGCACGTCGATACCGGTTCCCAGCACGCCGATGCTGCCCCCCACCCGCGCGAGGGCGGCCTCGTGGGCGACCCTGTCGATACCAAGAGCCATGCCCGAAACAATGGATATGCCGCAGGCCGAGAGGCAGCGCGCCATGTATTCCGCCACGGACCTGCCGTGCGGGGTCGCCTTACGCGAACCCACCACGGCAAAGCCAGGCGATTGCAGCAATGAAAGGTCGCCCCGGCAATACAGCAGCACGGGGGCGTCGATGACGGAGCGCAGCAGCGCGGGGTACTGGGGATCAGTCCAAAGGACAATGGAAGCGGAAAGGTCGCGGGCGCGGTCCCATTCATCCCGGGCGGTAACGCGCCACGAGCCTGTGGCCAGCTCGGTTGCCTGCCCCTTGTTGACGCCCGCCTCGTTCCACAGCTGGCGGCCCTGCACGGCGGCATAGGCAGAGCCAAAATGCCGCACCAGCCGGGCTGCCGTGCGTGCGCCAAGACCACGGCAGTGCCGCAGGGCAAGGCTGGCCCAATATTCCTTGCGGGCGGCTTCGTCCATACTTGCCCAGCTGTTGCCCTGCTGGGTCATGCCGCCTCCGCTGCAAAAATCCAGGCCCGCACGCCGCCCATGCTAACGGGCCAGCCCGCGCGAACGGGCAATGCCGGCGGCTTCCGAACCAGGAAACTGCGACAAAAGCTTTTTGTACGCCTGGGCGGCGCCTTCCTTGTCGCCCATCCGGCTCAGGGTCATGCCGGTTTTCAGCAGGGCATCGGCGTTTTTATGGTGGCTGGGCCACTGGCTGTTGACCTTTTGAAACTGCGCCAGCGCTTCCTTGTATTTGCCCTGAGCGTACAGGCCCTCACCTATCCAGTATTCCGCGTTAGCGGCATAGCGGCCCTGCGGATACTGCTGCAAAAAGGTCTGAAAGCGGCTGATGCTGTCTGCGGCCCGGCCCGCCATGGCGGGCTGCAAGGCGGCCTTGTAGGCGGCATCCTCGCCCTTGCCGCCCTTGGGCAGCGGGGAGGGCTGCGCCTGCGCTGCGGCGGGCGCGGGTTCGACAGCCGCGGGGGTTGCCGTTGCGGCGGGAGCCGCAGGCGCGGACGCAGGCGCGGACGCAGCGGCGTTTTTGGCAGCGGCCTTGCCCTTGGCGTTTTTGCCCGTTGCTGGCGCGGCAGCCTCGCCCGGCAGGGGCGGCAGGCCCAAACCTGGACGCTCCGGCGGCAGGGAAAGGTCTGCATGGGGCACTGCAGGCACAGGAACATCCGTATTGCCCCCTGCCGCAGCAACGGGCGGCAGCATGGGCTGCACAGCCGCAGCCTGTTTGTTGGCTGACGACGCAGCTTCGGGCGGCAGCGCAAACCCACC is from Desulfovibrio desulfuricans and encodes:
- the dprA gene encoding DNA-processing protein DprA, with the translated sequence MTQQGNSWASMDEAARKEYWASLALRHCRGLGARTAARLVRHFGSAYAAVQGRQLWNEAGVNKGQATELATGSWRVTARDEWDRARDLSASIVLWTDPQYPALLRSVIDAPVLLYCRGDLSLLQSPGFAVVGSRKATPHGRSVAEYMARCLSACGISIVSGMALGIDRVAHEAALARVGGSIGVLGTGIDVLYPAENFAVFDAMERRGLLVSEFAPGTVPHAGNFPIRNRIISGLSLGVLVVEAAQRSGSLITARLALEQNREVYAVPGPALDTHCLGCQDLVRQGAHAVFCAEDVLRDLAGQLRPFGINEDSVPPQEEGLQAEVSAPETAPPPAPKPAPKSLSKSPLAASPDAVSGSSAHQAAATDAACGSAGQKAADAPCAPPLNEGERAAAEHAVNAGGNAGLLEYLLQHGPTHADVLADAAGLSAAAANAALVGLEMLGKVRRLPGARYEAMP
- the ybgF gene encoding tol-pal system protein YbgF; its protein translation is MKTLIVVPLTCLALAAGCASSDKVRHVESTSETNQKLLRETDQRLRTLEQNVTTLDTQVAQLNNRVYEVRTRGGQKTGMTVVPIIPPQPHKSVLATQAQPEAQLTAHGPVPVASPQLPPVQGAGQTAAQPAMHSTVQPAVQPAAQAAPQPAVKSGGAGAAQAPINPADPAATIRPIPAAPQREAAKPEVEPAMGATAKAAPQSTPSEKSQAAAKGASTAAGGFALPPEAASSANKQAAAVQPMLPPVAAAGGNTDVPVPAVPHADLSLPPERPGLGLPPLPGEAAAPATGKNAKGKAAAKNAAASAPASAPAAPAATATPAAVEPAPAAAQAQPSPLPKGGKGEDAAYKAALQPAMAGRAADSISRFQTFLQQYPQGRYAANAEYWIGEGLYAQGKYKEALAQFQKVNSQWPSHHKNADALLKTGMTLSRMGDKEGAAQAYKKLLSQFPGSEAAGIARSRGLAR